A single Zootoca vivipara chromosome 1, rZooViv1.1, whole genome shotgun sequence DNA region contains:
- the RTRAF gene encoding RNA transcription, translation and transport factor protein produces the protein MFRRKLSALDYHNPAGFNCRDETEFRNFIVWLEDQKIRHYKIEDRGNLRNIHNAAEWTKSFEKYLKDVNCPFNVQERQETIDWLLGLAVRLEYGDNADKYKDPTPEGAKNADNASKNAEPLINLDVNNPDFKAGVMALANLLQIQRHDDYLVMLKAIRILVQERLSQEAVAKANQSKEGLPVALDKHILGFDTGDAVLNEAAQILRLLHIEELRELQTKINEAIVAVQAIIADPKTDHRLGKVGR, from the exons ATGTTCCGGCGGAAGCTGTCAGCGCTTGACTACCACAACCCGGCTGGGTTCAACTGCCGAG ATGAAACTGAATTTCGAAACTTTATTGTTTGGCTTGAAGACCAGAAAATCAGACACTACAAAATTGAAGACAGAGGGAATCTGAGAAACATCCACAATGCTGCAGAATGGACAAAGTCCTTTGAAAAG TACCTTAAAGATGTGAATTGTCCCTTCAACGTCCAAGAACGACAAGAAACCATTGACTGGCTTTTGGGACTGGCAGTTAGGCTTGAGTATGGGGACAACG CTGACAAGTATAAGGACCCCACGCCCGAGGGGGCCAAGAATGCAGACAACGCCTCTAAAAATGCAGAACCCCTCATCAACCTGGATG TAAACAACCCTGACTTTAAGGCTGGTGTGATGGCTTTGGCGAACCTCCTTCAGATCCAGCGTCATGATGACTATTTGGTGATGCTCAAG GCAATTCGCATCTTGGTTCAGGAGCGTTTGAGTCAGGAGGCTGTCGCCAAGGCAAATCAGTCCAAAGAG GGCTTGCCTGTCGCCTTGGACAAGCACATTCTTGGCTTTGACACAGGAG ATGCCGTTCTCAACGAAGCCGCCCAGATCCTCCGCCTTCTGCATATAGAAGAGCTCCGCGAGCTGCAGACGAAGATCAACGAAGCCATCGTAGCGGTCCAGGCGATTATTGCCGATCCAAAAACTGACCACAGACTGGGCAAGGTGGGGAGATGA